A genomic stretch from Carassius auratus strain Wakin chromosome 35, ASM336829v1, whole genome shotgun sequence includes:
- the LOC113054665 gene encoding interleukin-1 beta has protein sequence MPCQCDIQEDFKLEMSSHPHSMRQVVNIIIAVERLKHIKEIAPGKICEDALLSFFLENVIEERMVNVAPTYNKTRQTLQCTVCDKYKKTLVQSNKQSDPLHLKAVTLSAGTMQYKVQFSMSTYISSATPKDAQPVCLEISNSNLYLACTQSDGSSPALILKEVKGPLNTIKTDDPNGNDSLLFFRKETGTAYNTFESVKFPGWFITTAFDDWEKVEMYQRPTERIPDFTLEDQKLIRT, from the exons ATGCCATGCCAATGCGACATACAAGAGGACTTCAAACTGGAGATGTCTTCGCATCCTCACAGCATGAGACAAGTGGTGAACATCATCATTGCTGTGGAAAGACTGAAGCACATCAAAGAAATCGCTCCTGGCAAGATTTGTGAAGATGCGCTGCTCAGCTTCTTCTTGGAGAATGTGATCGAAG AGCGTATGGTTAATGTAGCACCCACTTACAATAAGACCAGGCAGACCTTGCAGTGCACCGTTTGTGATAAATACAAAAAGACTCTGGTACAGAGCAACAAACAAAGCGATCCTCTTCATTTGAAGGCTGTGACGCTGAGTGCTGGAACAATGCAATACAAAG ttcagttcagtatgTCAACGTACATCTCGAGTGCAACACCAAAAGACGCCCAGCCTGTGTGTCTGGAAATTTCCAACAGCAACCTCTACCTTGCTTGTACCCAGTCAGACGGTTCTTCCCCCGCTCTGATCTTGAAG GAGGTCAAAGGCCCTCTGAACACCATTAAAACTGATGACCCGAATGGAAACGACAGCCTCCTCTTCTTCAGGAAAGAGACGGGTACAGCTTACAACACTTTTGAATCTGTTAAATTTCCTGGATGGTTTATTACCACCGCTTTTGACGACTGGGAGAAGGTGGAAATGTACCAGAGGCCAACTGAACGAATCCCAGACTTCACACTTGAGGATCAAAAACTAATCCGGACTTGA
- the LOC113054662 gene encoding transcriptional activator protein Pur-beta-like: protein MEVLKMADGDSGSERGGLQNVQREQETQELASKRLDIQNKRFYLDVKQNAKGRFIKIAEVGAGGSKSRLTLSMSVAAEFRDYLGDFIEHYAQLGPSSPEQIAQSSGGDDGVPRRALKSEYLVRENRKYYLDLKENQRGRFLRIRQTLNRGPGFGVGGGGGPGGSVQAGQTIALPAQGLIEFRDALAKLIDDYGGEDEELSGGPGAAVAYGELPEGTSIMVDSKRFFFDVGSNKYGVFLRVSEVKPSYRNSITIPFKAWGKFGGAFSRYAEEMKEIQEKHQDKVNERREESEGEDVDDD, encoded by the coding sequence ATGGAGGTGCTGAAGATGGCGGATGGAGACAGCGGGAGCGAGCGCGGGGGCCTCCAAAACGTCCAGCGGGAGCAGGAGACCCAGGAGCTGGCGTCCAAGCGCCTGGACATCCAGAACAAGCGCTTCTACTTGGACGTCAAGCAAAACGCGAAGGGCCGCTTCATTAAGATAGCGGAGGTGGGCGCCGGGGGCTCCAAGAGCCGCCTGACTCTTTCCATGTCCGTGGCGGCCGAGTTCCGCGACTATCTCGGCGATTTCATCGAGCATTATGCCCAGCTGGGGCCGAGCAGCCCGGAGCAGATTGCGCAGTCGTCCGGCGGCGATGACGGCGTCCCGCGGCGGGCTCTGAAGAGCGAGTACTTAGTGCGTGAGAACCGCAAATACTACCTCGACTTGAAGGAGAACCAGCGCGGAAGGTTCCTGCGCATCCGCCAGACCCTCAACCGAGGTCCCGGCTTCGGCGTCGGGGGAGGGGGCGGTCCCGGAGGCAGCGTGCAGGCCGGCCAAACCATCGCGCTGCCGGCGCAGGGCTTGATCGAGTTCCGAGACGCTCTGGCAAAGCTCATCGACGACTACGGCGGGGAGGACGAGGAGCTCAGCGGGGGGCCCGGGGCCGCGGTGGCCTACGGCGAGCTCCCAGAGGGCACATCCATCATGGTGGACTCCAAGAGGTTCTTTTTCGACGTCGGCTCCAACAAGTACGGCGTGTTCCTGAGGGTCAGCGAGGTCAAGCCCAGTTACAGGAACTCCATCACAATTCCCTTCAAGGCCTGGGGGAAGTTCGGAGGAGCCTTCAGCCGCTACGCCGAGGAGATGAAGGAGATCCAGGAGAAGCACCAGGATAAGGTGAACGAGAGGAGAGAAGAGTCCGAGGGCGAGGACGTGGACGACGACTGA